A window of the Microbacterium sp. LWH13-1.2 genome harbors these coding sequences:
- a CDS encoding AAA family ATPase, whose product MVRDAEARGSGPLRRGNPMPPEVPESGKPEQPRQEPEQPRQEPEQSPQADAEQSPRASHPSTPAADDADPPAANAPAANDGGAVDWSAPTPTPPRSPAASVASSAPAPGTRAAAAAAAAAAPALPQTNAPAQARATSASADAGRPAALTPPPVQQAARAEPQQPAVPPAPARTTPTGGPSAVPVAPIVPAVPAPPAQPATTPLRPSTAPASQASQASPSFSAPPATVPSAPNPGAPDTRPTAILQAQGPVQAQPPVQAQGPVQAQAPATATPIPPAAVAPGATAPRATAPAQTEAAASSRRRQREQGVERRSFLQEERREEPARRGGRGFLNRVGFSLGPNARERAMRDDEHEVSRHWPGPRTVAVVNGKGGAGKTPATVLLSAVFAQYGGAGVLAWDNNQTRGTLGWRTETGAHDRTLLELLPQTQRLLGAQGQSADLAHFVHHQPQEKYDVLRSKPIRLAHENRLSPADVDSIHAVAAKFYRLIIIDSGNDESDPMWLRMIDLADQIVVATTTRDDHAEAGALLLEALEDRDERSARLARESVVVVSQADPKASSAEIAEVVAGYRPLAREVVDIPFDREMVDGHLRLRALSAPTQQAWLSAAAAVARGF is encoded by the coding sequence ATGGTGCGCGATGCGGAAGCACGTGGAAGCGGACCCCTGCGTCGGGGCAATCCGATGCCTCCCGAGGTTCCGGAGAGCGGCAAGCCCGAGCAGCCCCGGCAGGAGCCCGAGCAGCCCCGGCAGGAGCCCGAGCAGAGCCCGCAGGCAGATGCCGAGCAGAGCCCGAGGGCTTCGCACCCGTCGACGCCCGCAGCAGATGACGCCGACCCGCCAGCCGCGAACGCCCCCGCCGCGAACGATGGCGGTGCCGTGGACTGGTCGGCGCCGACGCCGACGCCCCCACGATCCCCTGCAGCGAGTGTGGCGTCGAGCGCTCCCGCGCCGGGAACACGCGCTGCGGCAGCGGCTGCCGCAGCGGCAGCGCCTGCCCTCCCTCAGACGAACGCGCCGGCGCAGGCACGGGCGACCTCCGCATCCGCGGACGCCGGCCGACCCGCTGCTCTGACCCCTCCCCCCGTCCAGCAGGCCGCGCGCGCCGAGCCGCAGCAACCCGCTGTCCCGCCCGCACCTGCCAGGACGACCCCCACCGGGGGACCTTCGGCCGTGCCGGTCGCGCCGATCGTGCCGGCGGTCCCCGCGCCACCTGCACAGCCTGCGACCACGCCGCTCCGCCCCTCGACCGCACCGGCATCACAGGCATCACAGGCATCACCGAGCTTCTCCGCTCCCCCGGCGACCGTCCCATCGGCTCCGAATCCGGGCGCTCCGGACACTCGCCCCACCGCGATCCTCCAGGCGCAGGGCCCGGTCCAGGCGCAGCCCCCTGTCCAGGCGCAGGGCCCGGTCCAGGCGCAGGCCCCTGCCACAGCGACGCCGATCCCGCCCGCCGCGGTCGCGCCCGGCGCCACCGCACCCAGGGCCACCGCACCGGCGCAGACGGAAGCAGCAGCCTCCTCTCGTCGCCGCCAACGGGAGCAGGGAGTCGAACGCCGCTCCTTCCTGCAGGAGGAACGACGGGAGGAGCCTGCCCGCCGGGGCGGTCGCGGATTCCTCAATCGTGTCGGGTTCTCCCTCGGACCCAATGCGCGTGAGCGTGCGATGCGCGACGACGAGCACGAGGTCAGCCGCCATTGGCCGGGTCCGCGCACCGTCGCTGTCGTCAACGGCAAGGGCGGGGCTGGTAAGACTCCCGCCACGGTGCTGTTGTCGGCCGTGTTCGCCCAGTACGGCGGCGCGGGCGTGCTGGCCTGGGACAACAATCAGACCCGAGGCACGCTCGGATGGCGCACCGAGACCGGCGCTCACGACCGCACCCTGCTCGAGCTCCTGCCGCAGACGCAGCGCCTGCTCGGCGCCCAGGGCCAGTCGGCCGATCTGGCGCACTTCGTGCACCACCAGCCGCAGGAGAAGTACGACGTGCTGCGGTCCAAGCCCATCCGGCTGGCCCACGAGAATCGTCTCAGCCCGGCGGATGTGGACTCGATCCACGCGGTCGCTGCGAAGTTCTACCGACTGATCATCATCGATTCGGGCAACGACGAATCCGATCCGATGTGGTTGCGCATGATCGACCTCGCGGATCAGATCGTCGTCGCGACGACGACGCGCGACGACCACGCCGAGGCCGGAGCGCTGCTTCTCGAAGCGCTCGAGGACCGCGACGAACGCTCAGCGCGCCTCGCGCGCGAATCCGTGGTCGTGGTCAGCCAGGCCGACCCCAAAGCCTCATCCGCGGAGATCGCAGAGGTCGTCGCGGGGTACCGGCCGCTGGCGCGTGAAGTCGTCGACATCCCGTTCGATCGCGAGATGGTCGACGGACACCTCCGTCTTCGTGCGCTCTCGGCGCCCACTCAGCAGGCGTGGCTGTCGGCCGCAGCCGCGGTCGCGCGCGGTTTCTGA
- the hisH gene encoding imidazole glycerol phosphate synthase subunit HisH, translating into MSTAPRVAVFDYESGNVHSAVKALLAAGADAVLTRDRKEALEADGLVVPGVGAFQAVRDALRAHGGDEIIDRRLAGGRPVLGICVGMQVLFSHGVERGHDSEGLGEWPGAVTELNAPVLPHMGWNTVESGADSVLFKGIENERFYFVHSYAAQSWELDVIPPFPQPVLTWTTYGDPFLAAVENGPLSATQFHPEKSGEAGIQLLRNWVDSLRP; encoded by the coding sequence GTGAGCACTGCTCCTCGGGTCGCCGTCTTCGACTACGAGTCCGGCAACGTGCACTCTGCGGTGAAGGCGCTCCTCGCGGCGGGGGCGGATGCAGTGCTCACGCGCGACCGCAAGGAGGCGCTCGAGGCTGACGGCCTCGTCGTGCCCGGCGTGGGTGCCTTCCAGGCCGTTCGTGACGCGCTTCGCGCACATGGCGGCGACGAGATCATCGATCGGCGGCTCGCCGGCGGGCGACCTGTCCTCGGCATCTGCGTCGGAATGCAGGTGCTCTTCTCCCACGGCGTCGAGCGCGGTCACGATTCGGAGGGTCTCGGTGAATGGCCGGGAGCCGTCACCGAACTGAACGCTCCGGTGCTGCCGCACATGGGCTGGAACACCGTCGAATCCGGCGCCGACTCGGTGCTCTTCAAGGGGATCGAGAACGAACGCTTCTATTTCGTGCACTCATACGCTGCGCAGTCGTGGGAACTCGACGTCATCCCGCCGTTCCCGCAGCCTGTGCTGACGTGGACGACGTACGGAGACCCGTTCCTCGCCGCCGTCGAGAACGGTCCGCTCTCGGCCACGCAGTTCCACCCCGAGAAGTCCGGCGAGGCCGGTATCCAGCTGCTCCGCAACTGGGTCGACAGCCTGCGTCCCTGA
- the hisB gene encoding imidazoleglycerol-phosphate dehydratase HisB yields MSTPAQTPRTATRVRSTSESTVELELNLDGTGASRIDTSVPFFDHMLTAFAKHSLTDLTVRASGDTQIDAHHTVEDISIVLGQAIREALGDKSGISRYGDALVPLDEALAQAVVDISGRPYLVHTGEPAGFEHHLIGGHFTGSLVRHSFEAITFNAGLTVHVRVLGGRDPHHIAEAEYKAFARAFRQAKALDPLVDGIPSTKGAL; encoded by the coding sequence ATGAGCACCCCCGCCCAGACCCCGCGCACCGCCACGCGTGTGCGCAGCACGTCGGAGTCCACCGTCGAGCTCGAGCTGAACCTCGACGGAACCGGTGCGAGCCGTATCGACACGTCGGTGCCGTTCTTCGACCACATGCTGACGGCGTTCGCGAAGCACTCGCTCACCGACCTCACCGTGCGCGCATCCGGCGACACGCAGATCGACGCGCACCACACGGTCGAGGACATCTCGATCGTGCTCGGCCAGGCCATCCGGGAGGCGCTGGGCGACAAGTCGGGGATCTCCCGCTACGGCGACGCCCTCGTTCCGCTCGACGAGGCGCTGGCACAGGCCGTCGTCGACATCTCGGGCCGTCCGTACCTCGTGCACACCGGGGAGCCTGCAGGCTTCGAGCACCACCTCATCGGCGGTCACTTCACGGGCTCCCTCGTGCGTCACTCCTTCGAGGCCATCACGTTCAACGCCGGTCTGACGGTGCACGTGCGTGTGCTCGGCGGGCGCGACCCGCACCACATCGCCGAGGCCGAGTACAAGGCCTTCGCACGTGCGTTCCGCCAGGCCAAGGCGCTCGATCCGCTGGTCGACGGCATCCCGTCGACCAAGGGTGCGCTGTGA
- a CDS encoding histidinol-phosphate transaminase, translating to MGRVTASLADLPLRDDLRGLTPYGAPQAPLPVALNVNENTHPIPDAVASDILDDIAVALRDVNRYPDREFTTLREGFAEYLGHGLDASRIWAGNGSNEVLQHILQAFGGPGRTAFSFAPTYSMYPLISQGTGARWIAGTRQPDYTITPDEAAAQVAEVDPDVILICSPNNPTGTPLGLDVVEAVYEASRGIVVVDEAYQEFAPRDAASALTLLEGRPRLAVSRTMSKAFAFAGARVGYLAADPAFIDALRLVRLPYHLSALTQAAAVAALRNSDVMLGMVEEIVEQRDRISATLEALGYTPHESWSNFVLFGGVAEPQKVWQQLYDRGVLIRDVGIPGHLRVTAGTEAETTAFLDALASIGSAS from the coding sequence ATGGGAAGGGTGACTGCATCACTCGCTGACCTCCCCCTTCGCGACGACCTCCGAGGGCTCACGCCGTACGGGGCCCCCCAGGCGCCGCTGCCGGTCGCCCTCAACGTCAACGAGAACACTCATCCGATTCCGGATGCCGTAGCAAGCGACATCCTCGATGACATCGCGGTCGCGCTTCGTGACGTCAACCGCTACCCCGACCGCGAGTTCACCACACTGCGCGAGGGCTTCGCCGAATACCTCGGTCACGGCCTCGACGCCAGCCGGATCTGGGCGGGCAACGGGTCGAACGAGGTGCTGCAGCACATCCTGCAGGCATTCGGCGGCCCTGGTCGCACGGCCTTCAGCTTCGCACCGACCTACTCGATGTATCCGCTGATCTCGCAGGGCACGGGAGCACGATGGATCGCGGGCACCAGGCAGCCCGACTACACGATCACACCGGACGAGGCGGCCGCACAGGTCGCGGAGGTCGACCCCGACGTCATCCTGATCTGCTCGCCGAACAACCCCACGGGCACGCCGCTCGGCCTCGACGTCGTCGAGGCCGTCTATGAGGCATCCCGCGGCATCGTCGTGGTCGACGAGGCGTACCAGGAGTTCGCTCCGCGCGACGCAGCCTCCGCGCTGACCCTGCTCGAGGGGCGCCCGCGGCTCGCGGTCTCGCGCACGATGAGCAAGGCGTTCGCGTTCGCGGGCGCCCGCGTGGGCTATCTCGCCGCCGATCCGGCCTTCATCGACGCGCTGCGCCTCGTGCGGCTGCCCTACCACCTCAGTGCGCTGACGCAGGCCGCAGCCGTCGCAGCGCTGCGCAACTCCGATGTGATGCTGGGCATGGTCGAGGAGATCGTCGAGCAGCGCGATCGCATCTCGGCGACCCTCGAGGCGCTCGGCTACACCCCGCACGAGTCGTGGTCTAACTTCGTCCTCTTCGGAGGAGTGGCAGAGCCGCAGAAGGTCTGGCAGCAGCTGTACGACCGGGGAGTGCTGATCCGCGACGTCGGGATCCCCGGACACCTCCGCGTCACCGCCGGCACCGAGGCGGAGACCACCGCATTCCTCGATGCCCTCGCCTCGATAGGATCGGCTTCATGA
- a CDS encoding LysM peptidoglycan-binding domain-containing protein: MSTIAFSNAAVLPARPATKLRLTVRGRRVVLALAALPLAAGIAFAALSGGSAMASGEQVAAASFATVTVMPGDTLWSIAEGIAPGADPREVIGDITRLNMLRGGALQIGQELAIPAQYSE, encoded by the coding sequence ATGAGCACCATCGCCTTCAGCAACGCAGCAGTCCTCCCGGCACGTCCGGCGACGAAGCTCCGTCTGACGGTGCGCGGTCGTCGCGTCGTGCTCGCGCTGGCCGCACTCCCGCTCGCGGCGGGCATCGCCTTCGCCGCGCTGAGCGGCGGCAGTGCGATGGCCTCGGGTGAGCAGGTCGCGGCGGCTTCCTTCGCCACCGTGACCGTGATGCCGGGCGACACGCTCTGGTCGATCGCCGAGGGCATCGCACCCGGTGCAGACCCGCGCGAGGTCATCGGTGACATCACACGCCTGAACATGCTCCGTGGCGGCGCCCTCCAGATCGGCCAGGAACTGGCGATCCCCGCGCAGTACTCCGAGTGA
- the lexA gene encoding transcriptional repressor LexA — protein MSDNSATDAEVPRTRRRKSLSPKQMAILEVIQTSISRYGYPPSMREIGDAVGLKSLSSVTHQLGQLELSGYLRRDPGKTRAMEVLIDLPGTSGENPADVATPVGDAALVPLVGRIAAGVPITADQQVEEIFPLPRQLVGKGDLFMLKVSGESMIDAAICDGDWVVVRSQGSAENGEIVAAMLDGEATVKVLRRRDGHTWLLPRNSAFEPILGDESVILGKIVAVLRAV, from the coding sequence ATGAGCGACAACTCCGCCACCGACGCCGAGGTTCCGCGCACCCGTCGCCGGAAGAGCCTGAGCCCCAAGCAGATGGCGATCCTCGAGGTCATCCAGACGTCGATCAGCAGGTACGGCTACCCGCCGAGCATGCGCGAGATCGGAGACGCGGTGGGACTCAAGTCGCTGTCGAGCGTGACTCATCAGCTCGGGCAACTCGAACTCAGCGGCTACCTGCGCCGCGACCCCGGCAAGACCCGCGCCATGGAGGTCCTGATCGATCTTCCCGGCACGAGCGGCGAGAACCCGGCAGACGTCGCGACTCCCGTGGGCGATGCCGCCCTGGTTCCCCTGGTCGGCCGGATCGCCGCCGGCGTTCCCATCACCGCCGATCAGCAGGTCGAGGAGATCTTCCCGCTCCCGCGCCAGCTCGTCGGCAAGGGCGATCTCTTCATGCTGAAGGTCTCCGGAGAGTCGATGATCGACGCTGCCATCTGCGACGGCGACTGGGTCGTCGTCCGCTCGCAGGGCAGCGCGGAGAACGGTGAGATCGTGGCGGCGATGCTCGACGGCGAGGCGACGGTCAAGGTGCTCCGCCGTCGTGACGGCCACACCTGGCTGCTGCCGCGCAACTCCGCATTCGAGCCCATCCTCGGTGACGAGTCCGTCATCCTCGGAAAGATCGTCGCGGTACTGCGCGCCGTCTGA
- a CDS encoding prolyl oligopeptidase family serine peptidase — MSSPFGTWTSPFSAARIAASSPRIDGSAFVGDEIWWGESIPSEGGRLTVRSSTGAEILPAPWSARSRVHEYGGGAWTADAEGTLYFVDAKDQRVRRMRRGGEPEPLTPAGPAHGGLRLQQGRLFAVREDLTSTPHRRGIVEIPVDGSAAADPTLVRTVVEGDAFYGHPALSPDGSRIAWVQWTGAQMPWQRATLTISDGVETLELPTRAALQPEWTGIDELLYADDPSGRWALHRQELDRLDVAAPAVRVDDVDADTGYGLWVLGNRWYRPLDDGRIVAVRTNGRDEVVLLHADGSARTLAVPADGHVSVDDVSGSRVLLSGNSSTTTPGVWCVDVDSDEVTAVTGAEPSDAAWMPPAAPMLIDGAHGPVHAFAYPPAHPTASAPAGELPPYVVLVHGGPTAHVTGAVSAVIPFYTSRGIGVLDVNYGGSTGYGRAYRERLDGEWGVVDVDDVIAAARGLAETGVADPARIAIRGGSAGGWTVLSALVRGGTFAAGISRYGVTDLRMLAEHSHDFEAHYIEGLVGPLPEAEELYVARSPLTHVDRIDVPVLLMQGADDRVVPPAQSEAVRDALDARGIDHEYVLYPGQGHGFRSTETIVDALERELAFLGRAFGFTPSS, encoded by the coding sequence ATGTCTTCGCCGTTCGGTACCTGGACCTCCCCTTTCTCTGCAGCCCGGATCGCCGCGTCCTCTCCGAGGATCGACGGCTCGGCATTCGTCGGCGACGAGATCTGGTGGGGAGAGTCGATTCCTTCCGAGGGTGGTCGGCTCACCGTGCGCAGCTCGACCGGCGCCGAGATCCTCCCTGCTCCGTGGAGCGCCCGCTCCCGCGTCCACGAGTACGGCGGTGGAGCGTGGACCGCGGACGCCGAGGGCACGCTCTACTTCGTCGACGCGAAGGATCAGCGGGTGCGCCGGATGCGCCGCGGAGGCGAGCCCGAGCCGCTGACACCCGCAGGCCCCGCCCACGGCGGTCTGAGACTGCAGCAGGGGCGGCTCTTCGCCGTCCGTGAGGACCTCACCAGCACCCCTCATCGTCGCGGCATCGTCGAGATCCCCGTCGACGGCTCCGCGGCGGCGGACCCGACACTGGTGAGGACCGTCGTCGAGGGCGACGCCTTCTACGGGCATCCGGCGCTCTCACCCGACGGGTCACGGATCGCCTGGGTGCAGTGGACGGGCGCGCAGATGCCCTGGCAGCGCGCCACGCTCACGATCTCCGATGGGGTCGAGACCCTCGAGCTGCCGACGCGTGCGGCCCTCCAGCCCGAGTGGACGGGCATCGACGAGCTGTTGTACGCGGATGACCCGAGCGGCCGATGGGCGCTGCATCGCCAGGAGCTGGACCGTCTCGACGTCGCTGCGCCTGCCGTGCGTGTCGACGACGTCGACGCGGACACGGGATACGGCCTCTGGGTGCTGGGCAACCGCTGGTATCGCCCCCTCGACGACGGCCGGATCGTCGCGGTGCGCACGAACGGACGCGACGAGGTCGTCCTGCTCCACGCGGACGGAAGTGCCCGCACGCTCGCCGTGCCCGCCGACGGCCATGTCAGCGTCGACGACGTCTCGGGATCCCGCGTCCTTCTCTCGGGTAACAGCTCGACCACGACACCCGGCGTGTGGTGCGTCGACGTCGACTCCGACGAGGTGACCGCGGTCACCGGAGCAGAACCGAGCGACGCGGCGTGGATGCCCCCCGCCGCACCGATGCTCATCGACGGTGCGCACGGTCCGGTACATGCGTTCGCCTATCCGCCTGCCCACCCCACGGCCTCGGCACCGGCGGGAGAGCTTCCTCCCTACGTGGTGCTCGTCCACGGCGGTCCCACAGCGCACGTGACGGGAGCCGTGTCGGCCGTCATCCCCTTCTACACGAGCCGGGGCATCGGTGTGCTCGACGTGAACTACGGCGGTTCGACCGGGTACGGGCGCGCATACCGAGAACGACTCGACGGAGAGTGGGGCGTGGTCGACGTCGACGACGTGATCGCGGCCGCGAGAGGCCTCGCCGAGACGGGTGTCGCGGATCCTGCGCGCATCGCGATCCGTGGTGGCTCCGCCGGCGGTTGGACCGTGCTCTCCGCTCTCGTGCGCGGCGGGACCTTCGCCGCGGGGATCAGCCGATACGGTGTCACGGACCTCCGGATGCTGGCCGAGCACTCCCACGACTTCGAAGCGCACTACATCGAGGGCCTTGTGGGTCCACTGCCCGAGGCCGAGGAGCTGTACGTCGCCCGCTCACCGCTGACGCACGTCGACCGTATCGACGTGCCCGTGCTGCTCATGCAGGGCGCGGATGACCGTGTCGTGCCGCCTGCGCAGTCGGAAGCCGTGCGCGACGCCCTCGACGCCCGAGGCATCGATCACGAGTATGTCCTGTACCCGGGCCAGGGCCACGGATTCCGCTCGACCGAGACGATCGTCGACGCCCTCGAGCGTGAGCTCGCGTTCCTCGGGCGTGCGTTCGGATTCACCCCGTCGAGCTGA
- the smpB gene encoding SsrA-binding protein SmpB: MPRERGEKVIATNRRARHDYNIEKSYEAGMVLTGTEVKSLRQGRANLSDGYAFVKGNEVFLDSVHIPEYSQGHWTNHSAKRIRKLLLHREEIAKLQHAVSAGGYTLIPLKLYFSDGRAKVEIALAKGKREFDKRQTLRERQDTREAERAMRLRNRTGD, from the coding sequence ATGCCCAGGGAACGCGGGGAGAAGGTCATCGCGACCAATCGTCGCGCACGTCACGACTACAACATCGAGAAGTCGTACGAGGCGGGGATGGTGCTCACCGGCACCGAAGTGAAGTCGCTGCGTCAGGGGCGCGCGAACCTGAGCGACGGATATGCGTTCGTCAAGGGGAACGAGGTCTTCCTCGACTCCGTGCACATCCCGGAGTACTCGCAGGGCCACTGGACGAACCACTCTGCCAAGCGCATCCGCAAGCTGCTGCTGCACCGTGAAGAGATCGCGAAGCTGCAGCATGCCGTGTCGGCCGGCGGCTACACCCTGATCCCGCTCAAGCTGTACTTCTCCGACGGGCGTGCCAAGGTCGAGATCGCTCTCGCGAAGGGAAAGCGCGAGTTCGACAAGCGTCAGACCCTGCGCGAACGTCAGGACACGCGCGAGGCCGAGCGGGCGATGCGCCTGCGCAACCGCACCGGAGACTGA
- the ftsX gene encoding permease-like cell division protein FtsX, translated as MRIGLILTEALGGLRRNISMVISVVLVTFVSLTFVGAAILMQAQIGTMRGYWTERAQVAVYMCSDLSEQKTCVDGGASEEQVNAVRAQLEGEALAPLISEVSYDSKEDTYAKLVEQLGEDQASVITPEQAFEVFFVTMKDPGQSQVIAEAFNGVAGVEQVTDQLQYLEPLFSALTVATYIAVGIAVLMLIAAILLIGTTIRLSAYARRKEIGIMRLVGASNRFIQTPFVLEGVFAAFLGSVLASAAVVAGVHFGVNGYLRGRVPFITTWVTMQDAAVVVPVLIGIGVVLAALSAGFAIRRWLRT; from the coding sequence ATGAGAATCGGACTCATCCTCACCGAGGCCCTCGGAGGCCTCCGCCGCAACATCTCGATGGTCATCTCGGTCGTTCTCGTCACTTTCGTGTCGCTGACGTTCGTCGGCGCCGCGATCCTCATGCAGGCCCAGATCGGCACGATGCGCGGCTACTGGACCGAACGCGCGCAGGTGGCCGTCTACATGTGCTCCGACCTCTCGGAACAGAAGACGTGCGTCGACGGCGGTGCCTCGGAAGAGCAGGTGAATGCCGTGCGTGCCCAGCTCGAGGGCGAGGCGCTCGCACCGCTGATCAGCGAGGTGAGCTACGACTCCAAGGAGGACACGTACGCGAAGCTCGTGGAGCAGCTGGGGGAGGATCAGGCGAGCGTCATCACCCCGGAGCAGGCCTTCGAGGTCTTCTTCGTGACGATGAAGGACCCGGGGCAATCCCAGGTGATAGCAGAGGCGTTCAACGGCGTGGCAGGTGTCGAGCAGGTCACCGACCAGCTGCAGTATCTCGAGCCGCTGTTCTCCGCGCTGACGGTCGCCACGTACATCGCGGTCGGCATCGCCGTGCTCATGCTGATCGCCGCCATCCTTCTGATCGGCACGACCATCAGGCTGTCGGCGTACGCCAGACGCAAGGAGATCGGGATCATGCGCCTGGTGGGAGCCTCGAACCGCTTCATCCAGACGCCGTTCGTGCTCGAGGGCGTGTTCGCCGCCTTCCTCGGCTCTGTGCTCGCGAGTGCCGCGGTGGTCGCGGGGGTGCACTTCGGTGTGAACGGCTATCTGCGAGGGCGGGTCCCGTTCATCACCACCTGGGTGACCATGCAGGATGCCGCGGTCGTCGTGCCCGTGCTGATCGGTATCGGCGTCGTCCTGGCCGCGCTGTCGGCCGGCTTCGCGATCCGCCGCTGGCTGCGCACCTGA
- the ftsE gene encoding cell division ATP-binding protein FtsE, with product MIRFENVTKRYRGTSRPALSAVDFEVQRGEFVFLVGASGSGKSSCLRLILREDVPTTGRVAVLGRDLRSLANRKVPYFRRHIGSVFQDFRLLPSKTVYQNVAFTLQVTGSSRGFIQQAVPEALALVGLDGKQKRMPHELSGGEQQRVAIARALVNRPQVLLADEPTGNLDPATSVDIMQLLARINAGGTTVLMATHEAAFVDQMQRRVIELRDGEMVRDEVHGGYGDTSNIPRLVPEEIRGAAAAAALTAVQEVQRQTADLSVVRAALAEELSAQRKAAAASPDAVPTASETPEAQAAPIEPPIADARPAEAPASVGPLTNPILLPQVDVAELGVADRLGLSDDGAEEVGPTS from the coding sequence ATGATTCGGTTCGAGAACGTCACGAAGCGCTATCGCGGGACCTCACGCCCCGCTCTGTCCGCTGTCGACTTCGAAGTGCAACGCGGGGAGTTCGTCTTCCTCGTCGGTGCATCGGGGTCTGGCAAGTCCTCCTGTCTGCGACTCATCCTCCGAGAGGACGTGCCGACGACCGGCCGCGTCGCCGTTCTCGGACGCGACCTGCGATCGCTCGCGAACCGCAAGGTGCCGTACTTCCGTCGCCACATCGGCTCCGTGTTCCAGGATTTCCGCCTCCTGCCGTCGAAGACCGTCTACCAGAACGTCGCATTCACCCTGCAGGTCACGGGCTCCTCGCGCGGATTCATCCAGCAGGCGGTGCCGGAGGCACTCGCTCTGGTCGGACTCGACGGCAAGCAGAAGCGGATGCCGCATGAGCTGTCCGGCGGTGAGCAGCAGCGTGTCGCGATCGCCAGGGCGCTCGTGAACAGGCCCCAGGTGCTGCTCGCGGATGAGCCCACGGGAAACCTCGACCCGGCGACCTCGGTCGACATCATGCAGCTGCTCGCCCGGATCAACGCCGGTGGCACCACCGTTCTCATGGCCACGCACGAAGCGGCCTTCGTCGATCAGATGCAGCGTCGAGTCATCGAGCTCCGCGACGGCGAGATGGTGCGCGACGAGGTGCACGGCGGGTACGGCGACACCTCCAACATCCCCCGTCTCGTGCCCGAAGAGATTCGAGGAGCTGCGGCAGCCGCTGCTCTCACCGCAGTGCAGGAGGTGCAGCGCCAGACTGCCGACCTGTCCGTGGTCCGCGCTGCGCTCGCTGAAGAGCTCAGCGCGCAGCGCAAGGCCGCAGCCGCATCCCCCGACGCCGTGCCCACGGCATCCGAGACCCCTGAGGCCCAGGCCGCCCCCATCGAGCCGCCGATCGCCGACGCGAGGCCCGCCGAAGCGCCGGCATCCGTCGGTCCGCTCACGAATCCGATCCTGCTTCCGCAGGTCGACGTCGCCGAGCTCGGCGTCGCCGATCGTCTCGGTCTGTCCGACGACGGTGCCGAGGAAGTGGGGCCGACCTCATGA